From a region of the Sporosarcina ureilytica genome:
- a CDS encoding DUF456 domain-containing protein, with protein sequence MEIVGWIVAIICFIIAFLGLVYPIIPSALFMVGGFLLYGVIVSFENLTWLFWLIQILFLILLFVADTLSNLVGVKKFGGSKAGMWGSTIGLLAGPFVIPVAGIILGPFLGAVLAEMIVNRTEFKLAIKIGIGSLVGFLTSIVTKGFLMIVMILVMILFVK encoded by the coding sequence ATGGAGATAGTCGGCTGGATTGTTGCGATAATTTGTTTTATCATAGCTTTTTTAGGGCTTGTCTATCCGATTATTCCATCAGCCCTTTTTATGGTAGGTGGTTTTCTACTTTACGGGGTAATCGTATCTTTTGAAAATCTTACTTGGTTGTTTTGGCTCATACAAATCTTATTTCTCATCTTATTATTTGTGGCAGATACGCTTTCTAACCTTGTTGGCGTGAAGAAATTCGGAGGCTCAAAGGCGGGGATGTGGGGAAGTACGATTGGGTTATTAGCCGGTCCTTTTGTTATCCCAGTTGCAGGTATTATACTCGGTCCCTTTTTAGGGGCAGTTCTTGCAGAAATGATTGTTAATCGTACTGAATTTAAGCTCGCCATTAAAATAGGAATCGGTTCCTTGGTCGGTTTCTTAACCTCTATTGTCACAAAAGGATTTTTAATGATAGTAATGATTTTAGTAATGATTCTGTTTGTTAAATAG
- a CDS encoding DUF1360 domain-containing protein produces the protein MTSINWIDFFILTFASFRITHFIVFDEITAFIRRPFMSEVFKEDPSGNTEKYIEIKGSGLRSWIGKLLSCYWCTGFWSALGVVLAYIYLPFAFPILLVFAVAGAAAILESKI, from the coding sequence ATGACCTCTATTAACTGGATTGATTTTTTCATTCTTACATTTGCATCTTTCCGAATCACGCACTTCATCGTTTTTGATGAAATTACAGCCTTTATTCGAAGGCCTTTTATGTCAGAAGTTTTTAAAGAAGATCCATCAGGTAACACGGAAAAATATATTGAAATCAAAGGGTCGGGATTACGTTCTTGGATTGGCAAACTTTTGAGTTGCTATTGGTGTACTGGATTTTGGAGTGCTTTAGGTGTTGTACTCGCATATATTTACCTTCCATTTGCCTTCCCAATTCTTTTGGTTTTTGCAGTTGCAGGAGCAGCTGCAATCCTTGAATCCAAAATATAA
- a CDS encoding peptidoglycan D,D-transpeptidase FtsI family protein: MNFLFFSIFILFSLLIFRLGYLQIVKSQDYVRALERTEEIAVNTSVPRGRIFDREGRILVDNLPKNAITYTKMSTTTSKEMLEIAEELAQLIEKDTNRITLGDKRDFWILKNSDEAFNKVTAEERREILSDRSLTKTEQQRAVTRLTRERITDEELNSFSKEDLEVLAIYREMMSGYAFSPQVIKSGDVTPEEFAMVSERLSDFPGVNTTTDWERVRKSTNTILGTTTNPNEGIPKSHLHYYLARDYSRNDRVGRSFFENYYEELLQGQKTVVKNIKDRTGKIIEIKTVREGMPGKDLVLTLDTELQVELEKIVSEKLLQLKSGPNSRYLDRAFLVMLDPNNGEVLSLVGKQVVRNSETGRFEIRDYSFGTFTTRYEIGSTVKMATLLAGYEHGGATVGETKIDEALQFRGPGGTKRSIFNRSFFNRIPMNDIEAIGRSSNIYMFKIALAIGDSSYGGYNSPLRVNLDAFEKMRSSYSALGLGTTTGIDLPGEVGGKPGANEPGGLLNLAIGQYDTYSPLQLAQYVATIANGGYRIAPHVLKEIREPSPDGKTLGPLVQQSEVRVLNRIANTEREIEQVKRGMYYTYYGDRGTARGLFAGKPYDGAGKTGTSETYGYDAETKTGQSTVSLAHVGFAPYDKPEIAYAVLIPHISTGKYTYANNEIVRDAVDKYFELKRLKQERPDDMDVLQEIKPTLKDDEE; this comes from the coding sequence ATGAACTTCCTCTTCTTTTCGATATTCATACTTTTTTCATTGCTTATATTTCGATTAGGTTATTTACAAATTGTGAAAAGTCAAGATTATGTACGAGCTTTGGAACGAACTGAAGAGATTGCTGTCAACACGAGTGTGCCACGAGGCCGAATATTTGATCGTGAAGGCCGAATATTAGTCGATAATCTCCCTAAAAATGCCATTACATATACGAAAATGTCAACGACCACATCAAAAGAGATGTTGGAGATTGCAGAGGAACTTGCACAACTTATCGAAAAAGATACAAATCGAATCACTTTAGGGGATAAAAGAGATTTTTGGATATTGAAAAATAGTGACGAGGCATTTAATAAAGTAACAGCCGAAGAAAGAAGAGAAATATTAAGTGATCGTTCATTAACAAAAACAGAACAACAAAGAGCAGTAACAAGACTTACAAGAGAACGTATAACTGATGAAGAGTTGAACTCATTCTCTAAAGAAGATCTTGAGGTGCTGGCCATTTATCGTGAAATGATGTCCGGTTATGCATTTTCGCCGCAAGTAATAAAGAGTGGTGACGTAACGCCAGAAGAATTCGCAATGGTCTCTGAACGACTGAGTGACTTTCCAGGCGTGAACACAACAACTGACTGGGAAAGAGTTCGTAAATCAACAAACACGATTTTAGGGACCACAACAAATCCAAATGAGGGGATTCCTAAGTCACATTTGCATTATTACTTGGCTCGAGATTACTCACGAAATGACAGAGTAGGTAGAAGCTTTTTTGAAAATTATTATGAAGAGTTACTTCAAGGTCAAAAGACAGTTGTTAAAAACATAAAAGATCGGACTGGGAAAATCATTGAAATTAAAACAGTGCGAGAAGGTATGCCTGGAAAAGATCTTGTTTTAACATTGGATACTGAACTACAAGTCGAATTGGAAAAAATTGTGAGCGAAAAATTATTGCAGCTGAAAAGCGGACCGAATAGCCGTTATTTAGACCGTGCATTTCTCGTGATGCTCGATCCGAATAATGGAGAAGTCCTATCACTTGTCGGGAAACAAGTCGTCCGCAACTCAGAAACCGGGCGTTTTGAAATTAGAGATTACTCGTTTGGTACATTTACAACGAGATACGAAATTGGTTCTACCGTCAAGATGGCTACTTTGCTCGCGGGATATGAACATGGTGGTGCCACGGTAGGGGAAACTAAAATAGATGAGGCATTGCAGTTTAGAGGGCCAGGTGGAACAAAAAGGTCTATTTTTAATAGGTCATTTTTCAATAGAATACCGATGAATGATATTGAAGCAATAGGCCGATCTTCAAACATCTATATGTTTAAAATTGCTTTGGCGATCGGTGATTCAAGCTATGGTGGGTATAATAGCCCGCTACGTGTCAATCTTGATGCATTTGAAAAGATGCGCTCCTCCTATAGTGCTCTCGGCCTCGGTACGACTACTGGTATCGATTTACCTGGAGAGGTTGGCGGAAAACCAGGCGCCAATGAGCCAGGAGGCCTTTTAAACTTGGCAATTGGACAATATGACACATATAGTCCGCTTCAGCTTGCACAATATGTGGCGACCATTGCAAATGGCGGTTATCGAATTGCCCCACATGTACTAAAAGAAATTCGGGAACCTTCGCCGGATGGTAAGACGCTAGGTCCACTTGTTCAGCAATCTGAGGTGCGTGTACTGAACCGCATTGCGAATACAGAGAGAGAAATTGAACAGGTGAAACGTGGTATGTATTATACATATTATGGAGATAGGGGAACTGCACGAGGATTATTTGCAGGAAAACCTTATGATGGGGCAGGTAAAACTGGTACATCAGAAACCTATGGTTATGATGCAGAAACGAAGACAGGTCAATCCACAGTAAGCCTTGCGCATGTTGGTTTCGCACCTTATGATAAACCTGAAATAGCCTATGCGGTATTAATTCCACATATTTCTACAGGTAAGTATACTTACGCGAATAACGAAATCGTGCGTGATGCAGTCGATAAATATTTTGAATTAAAACGACTGAAACAGGAGCGCCCAGATGACATGGATGTTCTACAAGAAATAAAACCTACATTAAAAGATGACGAAGAATAA
- a CDS encoding superoxide dismutase, with the protein MAYKLPELPYAYDALEPHFDKETMNIHHTKHHNAYVTNLNNALDGHAELADKSIEELISDMDAIPEDIRTAVRNNGGGHANHALFWELLSPNGGGQPSGALAEAIDKKFGSFDQFKEEFAKAGATRFGSGWAWLVLNNGELEVMSTPNQDSPLMEGKTPLLGLDVWEHAYYLNYQNRRPDYISAFWNVVNWDEVANRYGK; encoded by the coding sequence ATGGCTTACAAATTACCAGAACTACCTTATGCATACGATGCACTAGAACCACATTTTGACAAGGAAACAATGAATATTCATCACACGAAACATCACAACGCGTATGTAACGAATTTAAATAACGCACTTGATGGACATGCTGAACTAGCAGACAAATCAATCGAAGAACTCATTTCGGATATGGACGCAATTCCAGAAGATATCAGAACTGCAGTACGCAATAACGGTGGTGGACACGCAAACCACGCACTATTCTGGGAACTACTCTCTCCAAACGGTGGTGGACAACCATCTGGCGCGCTAGCTGAAGCAATCGATAAAAAATTCGGTAGCTTTGACCAGTTTAAAGAAGAGTTTGCGAAAGCAGGTGCAACTCGCTTCGGTTCAGGTTGGGCATGGCTTGTACTTAATAACGGAGAGCTTGAAGTAATGTCTACTCCTAACCAAGATTCCCCATTAATGGAAGGAAAAACACCACTACTTGGACTTGACGTATGGGAGCACGCATACTACTTAAACTATCAAAACCGTCGTCCAGACTACATTTCAGCATTCTGGAATGTTGTAAACTGGGACGAAGTTGCGAACCGTTACGGAAAATAA